One region of Spiroplasma endosymbiont of Asaphidion curtum genomic DNA includes:
- the rpsT gene encoding 30S ribosomal protein S20, translating into MANIKSQIKRAITNEKARQRNVHIKSTTRTAIKKAKNAITSNETDMQQTLNHAISMLDRAESKNIFHKNKVARIKSKLTIKANNINIKETK; encoded by the coding sequence ATGGCAAATATCAAATCACAAATTAAACGCGCAATAACAAATGAAAAAGCAAGACAAAGAAATGTTCATATCAAATCAACAACAAGAACAGCAATTAAAAAAGCTAAAAACGCAATTACCAGTAATGAAACTGATATGCAACAAACATTAAATCACGCTATTTCAATGCTTGACCGAGCAGAAAGTAAAAATATTTTTCACAAAAATAAAGTTGCCCGAATAAAATCTAAACTAACTATTAAAGCTAATAATATTAATATTAAAGAAACTAAATAA
- a CDS encoding IS30 family transposase: MGYKHLGIYERIYIENQLKFKVKISEIVKNLNRSISTIIREVNRNKDSNHYFSLIAQNKAENRKQSHVYFHKFKNRELVKYVQQKLLLGWSPEQIYGRIKNFHKEWIISFKTIYNWIYSGLLEKVTNKNLRRKDKKRKSQENRGKFNGKSIKERNINVNNRITVGHWEGDTVVSSRGKSKSCLITLVERTSRFTLAMLVENRTTKVVNENISHYLSILPNNLVKTITFDRGKEFSNWQQLEKNLNVKIYFANAYSPWQRGTNENTNGLIREKFPKKFNFSNTTKNAVHKFILSLNQRPRKILNYLSPIEYLVRKII; the protein is encoded by the coding sequence ATGGGTTACAAACATCTTGGCATATATGAAAGAATTTATATTGAGAATCAATTGAAGTTTAAAGTAAAAATTAGTGAAATAGTTAAAAATCTTAATCGAAGTATTAGTACTATTATTCGAGAAGTCAATAGAAATAAAGATAGTAATCATTATTTTTCATTAATTGCACAAAATAAAGCAGAAAACAGAAAACAATCACATGTTTATTTTCATAAGTTTAAAAATAGAGAATTAGTAAAATATGTACAACAAAAATTACTATTAGGTTGATCGCCTGAACAAATTTATGGCAGAATTAAAAATTTTCATAAAGAATGAATTATTAGTTTTAAAACAATTTACAATTGAATTTATTCTGGATTACTTGAAAAAGTTACTAATAAAAATTTAAGAAGAAAAGATAAGAAACGAAAATCTCAAGAAAATCGCGGTAAATTTAATGGTAAATCAATTAAAGAACGAAATATTAATGTTAATAATCGTATAACTGTTGGTCATTGAGAAGGTGATACTGTAGTATCATCACGAGGTAAAAGTAAATCATGTTTAATAACTTTAGTTGAAAGAACATCAAGATTTACTTTAGCAATGTTAGTTGAAAATAGAACTACTAAAGTTGTTAACGAAAACATTAGCCATTATTTATCAATTCTTCCAAATAATCTTGTTAAGACTATAACATTTGATAGGGGTAAAGAATTTTCTAATTGACAACAACTTGAAAAAAATTTAAATGTGAAAATTTATTTTGCTAATGCGTATTCGCCTTGACAAAGAGGTACTAATGAAAATACTAATGGTTTAATTAGAGAAAAATTTCCTAAAAAATTTAATTTTTCAAATACTACTAAAAATGCAGTTCATAAATTTATATTGTCTTTAAACCAAAGACCAAGAAAAATACTAAATTATCTTTCACCAATCGAATATTTGGTTAGAAAAATAATTTAG
- a CDS encoding valine--tRNA ligase, with protein sequence MMKSLSKKYEHFEVENGKYDYWLEKRLFSADNISNKPVFSMILPPPNITGKLHLGHAWNNTLQDVMARYKILTGYGVTWFPGMDHAGIATQVKVAERIWDEEKKRITSFSRDQFIAKVNLWKDEYANIIREQWAKLGLSLDYRYEKFTLDSDVNQLVNETFVKLYNDGLIYRGKKIINWDPQLKTALSNMEVTYKEVQGKMYYINYALVDSDEMITIATTRPETMFADQALVFHPNDVRYQKYLHKEVINPVNKQRIPIIADEYIIMEFGTGIMKCTPAHDFNDYQIAKRHNLDLIICMDSGGVMNANALQYEGLDRFVCRQQLIGDLEKQNLVVKIADFVHQVGYSERSDVIVEPYLLEQWFVKMQPLVNRALKLQNSGDAILFYPSRFANILDQWLENIQDWCISRQLWWGHQLPVWYHQDTKEIIVAITPPNKEEWLQDSDVLDTWFSSALWPLIFVQQNNDKLFFEKYLPNSLLVTGYDIIFFWISRMIFESLYLVNKKPFKAVLIHGLIRDEQGRKMSKSLGNGIDPMDIITEYGADSLRFFLLTNSTPGQDLGFSITKVRSSWNFINKLWNASRYVLLNLADDFKPVNNILDLQLEAVDYWILNNFNFVLEKVQANMEKYEFVVSGKYLFNFVWDDFCSWYIELSKSNLQNPKTKVASIQVLFYLLKQIVILLHPLIPFVTEEIYQKMFNNEKSIMEEKYPIVLENISPVNYLVNVINITTVIRELRATRNIKHHIALNFNLNSDNQDYQKYAQEINGFLQKLTNSQMITINEKISHLVQTIALPLIDGTIDVFLDMTINKKEQKLFIQKQLQDIHRELERSKTILNNEQFLNKAPIAKVNAEKHKYEQYEELYKQLQKKLQDILFLS encoded by the coding sequence TTAATGAAATCATTAAGTAAAAAATATGAGCATTTTGAAGTAGAAAATGGTAAATATGATTATTGATTAGAGAAACGATTATTTAGTGCTGATAATATTAGTAATAAACCTGTTTTTAGTATGATTTTGCCTCCACCTAATATTACTGGTAAATTACATTTGGGTCATGCTTGGAATAATACTTTACAAGATGTAATGGCGCGTTATAAAATCTTAACTGGTTATGGTGTTACTTGATTTCCAGGAATGGATCATGCGGGGATTGCTACTCAAGTAAAAGTTGCTGAAAGAATATGAGATGAAGAGAAAAAACGGATTACTAGTTTTTCTCGTGATCAGTTTATTGCTAAAGTTAATTTGTGAAAGGATGAATATGCTAATATAATTCGTGAACAATGAGCAAAATTAGGATTATCATTAGATTATCGTTATGAGAAGTTTACTTTAGATAGTGATGTTAATCAATTAGTTAATGAAACATTTGTTAAATTATATAATGATGGTTTAATTTATCGTGGCAAAAAAATTATTAATTGAGACCCACAATTAAAAACAGCGTTATCTAATATGGAAGTAACTTATAAAGAAGTTCAAGGTAAAATGTATTATATTAATTATGCCTTAGTAGATAGTGATGAAATGATTACAATTGCCACAACAAGACCAGAAACAATGTTTGCCGATCAAGCCTTAGTTTTTCATCCTAATGATGTTCGTTATCAAAAGTATCTTCATAAAGAAGTTATTAATCCGGTTAATAAACAAAGAATTCCGATAATTGCTGATGAATACATTATAATGGAATTTGGAACAGGGATAATGAAATGTACTCCTGCTCATGATTTTAATGATTATCAAATTGCTAAAAGACATAATTTGGATTTAATTATTTGTATGGATTCTGGTGGTGTAATGAATGCCAATGCTTTGCAATATGAGGGATTAGATCGTTTTGTTTGTCGACAACAGTTAATAGGTGATTTAGAAAAACAAAATTTAGTTGTTAAAATTGCTGATTTTGTTCATCAAGTAGGATATTCAGAACGCAGTGATGTTATTGTTGAACCATATTTATTAGAACAATGATTTGTTAAGATGCAACCATTAGTAAATAGGGCTTTAAAATTACAAAATAGTGGTGATGCGATTTTGTTTTATCCATCAAGATTTGCAAATATTTTAGATCAATGGTTAGAAAATATTCAGGATTGATGTATTTCACGGCAATTGTGATGAGGACATCAATTACCAGTATGATACCACCAAGATACTAAGGAAATTATTGTGGCCATAACGCCACCTAATAAAGAAGAATGATTACAAGATAGTGATGTTTTAGATACTTGATTTTCTAGTGCTTTGTGACCTTTAATATTTGTGCAACAAAATAATGATAAATTATTTTTTGAAAAATATTTGCCAAATTCCTTGTTAGTTACTGGTTATGATATTATTTTCTTTTGAATTAGTCGGATGATTTTTGAATCATTATATTTAGTTAATAAAAAACCTTTCAAAGCCGTATTAATTCATGGTTTAATTCGTGATGAACAAGGAAGAAAAATGTCAAAATCTTTAGGTAATGGGATTGATCCAATGGATATTATTACTGAGTATGGTGCTGATAGTTTACGATTTTTTTTATTAACTAATAGTACTCCGGGGCAAGATTTAGGATTTAGTATTACTAAAGTTCGTTCTTCGTGAAATTTTATTAATAAACTTTGAAATGCCAGCAGATATGTGCTTTTAAATTTAGCAGATGATTTTAAACCAGTGAATAATATTTTAGATTTACAATTAGAAGCTGTTGATTATTGAATTTTAAATAATTTTAATTTTGTTCTTGAAAAAGTGCAAGCAAATATGGAGAAATATGAATTTGTTGTTAGTGGTAAATATCTTTTTAATTTTGTTTGAGATGATTTTTGTTCTTGATATATTGAGTTATCAAAAAGTAATTTACAAAATCCCAAAACTAAAGTGGCATCAATCCAAGTATTATTTTATCTTTTAAAACAAATTGTTATTTTATTGCATCCTTTAATTCCTTTTGTAACTGAAGAAATTTATCAAAAAATGTTTAATAATGAAAAATCAATTATGGAAGAAAAATATCCGATAGTTTTAGAAAATATTTCCCCAGTAAATTATTTAGTTAATGTTATTAATATTACAACAGTTATTAGAGAATTACGAGCAACAAGAAATATTAAGCATCACATTGCTTTGAATTTTAATTTAAATTCTGATAATCAAGATTATCAGAAATATGCTCAGGAAATTAATGGTTTTTTGCAAAAGTTAACTAATAGTCAAATGATAACTATTAATGAGAAAATATCTCATTTAGTACAAACAATCGCGCTTCCTTTAATTGATGGAACAATTGATGTTTTTTTAGATATGACAATTAATAAAAAAGAACAAAAATTATTTATTCAAAAACAGTTACAAGATATTCATCGTGAGTTAGAACGAAGTAAAACAATATTAAATAATGAACAGTTTTTAAATAAGGCACCAATTGCAAAAGTTAATGCTGAAAAGCATAAATATGAACAGTATGAGGAGTTATATAAACAATTACAAAAAAAATTACAAGACATTTTATTTTTATCTTAG
- a CDS encoding IS30 family transposase, with protein sequence MGYKHLDIYERIYIENQLKFKVKISEIAKNLNRSISTIIREVNRNKDSNHYFSLIAQNKAENRKQSHVYFHKFKNRELVKYVQQKLLLGWSPEQIYGRIKNFHKEWIISFKTIYNWIYSGLLEKVTNKNLRRKGKKRKSQENRGKFNGKSIKERNINVNNRITVGHWEGDTVVSSRGKSKSCLITLVERTSRFTLAMLVENRTTKVVNENISHYLSILPNNLVKTITFDRGKEFSNWQQLEKNLNVKIYFANAYSPWQRGTNENTNGLIREKFPKKFNFSNTTKNAVHKFILSLNQRPRKILNYLSPIEYLVRKII encoded by the coding sequence ATGGGTTACAAACATCTTGACATATATGAAAGAATTTATATTGAGAATCAATTGAAGTTTAAAGTAAAAATTAGTGAAATAGCTAAAAATCTTAATCGAAGTATTAGTACTATTATTCGAGAAGTCAATAGAAATAAAGATAGTAATCATTATTTTTCATTAATTGCACAAAATAAAGCAGAAAACAGAAAACAATCACATGTTTATTTTCATAAGTTTAAAAATAGAGAATTAGTAAAATATGTACAACAAAAATTACTATTAGGTTGATCGCCTGAACAAATTTATGGCAGAATTAAAAATTTTCATAAAGAATGAATTATTAGTTTTAAAACAATTTACAATTGAATTTATTCTGGATTACTTGAAAAAGTTACTAATAAAAATTTAAGAAGAAAAGGTAAGAAACGAAAATCTCAAGAAAATCGCGGTAAATTTAATGGTAAATCAATTAAAGAACGAAATATTAATGTTAATAATCGTATAACTGTTGGTCATTGAGAAGGTGATACTGTAGTATCATCACGAGGTAAAAGTAAATCATGTTTAATAACTTTAGTTGAAAGAACATCAAGATTTACTTTAGCAATGTTAGTTGAAAATAGAACTACTAAAGTTGTTAACGAAAACATTAGCCATTATTTATCAATTCTTCCAAATAATCTTGTTAAGACTATAACATTTGATAGGGGTAAAGAATTTTCTAATTGACAACAACTTGAAAAAAATTTAAATGTGAAAATTTATTTTGCTAATGCGTATTCGCCTTGACAAAGAGGTACTAATGAAAATACTAATGGTTTAATTAGAGAAAAATTTCCTAAAAAATTTAATTTTTCAAATACTACTAAAAATGCAGTTCATAAATTTATATTGTCTTTAAACCAAAGACCAAGAAAAATACTAAATTATCTTTCACCAATCGAATATTTGGTTAGAAAAATAATTTAG
- a CDS encoding transposase family protein, with protein sequence MKMVEILKEAEAKQKQIGGRPNKLSIEQRLLMTLEYWKEYSTYRIIAKNIIDFLHYLFIKQNSYKIYLK encoded by the coding sequence ATGAAAATGGTAGAAATTTTAAAAGAAGCTGAAGCTAAACAAAAACAAATTGGTGGTAGACCAAATAAATTATCAATAGAGCAAAGATTACTTATGACTTTAGAATACTGAAAAGAATATAGTACATATCGTATTATTGCAAAAAATATAATAGACTTCTTGCATTACTTATTTATTAAACAAAATTCCTATAAAATATATTTAAAATAG
- a CDS encoding HAD-IC family P-type ATPase translates to MGLAIDKVIVTLFVLEDQIKLNAIKTVAKLKQEGIEVYMISGDNEVITRGVAIGIEHYFANIQPLDKANIIKKLQKQGKKVAFVGDGVNDSVALQQADLSLAMGAGAEIAVNLSDIIIIKPDIYL, encoded by the coding sequence TTGGGATTAGCAATTGATAAAGTTATTGTAACTTTATTTGTGTTAGAGGACCAGATTAAGTTAAATGCGATTAAAACGGTTGCTAAGTTGAAGCAAGAAGGTATTGAAGTTTATATGATTAGTGGTGATAATGAAGTTATTACTAGAGGAGTCGCTATTGGTATTGAGCATTACTTTGCTAATATTCAACCATTAGATAAAGCTAATATTATTAAGAAATTGCAAAAACAAGGTAAAAAAGTGGCATTTGTTGGCGATGGTGTTAATGATAGTGTTGCTTTACAACAAGCTGATTTATCACTTGCTATGGGAGCAGGAGCTGAAATTGCAGTTAATCTTAGTGATATTATTATCATTAAACCTGATATTTATTTATAA
- a CDS encoding DUF2779 domain-containing protein translates to MLHKIYKEDYKNYRECAKLSFLLRKENHQKTIQWNDRELTYFFSLPEFGDESQKDDLTNISAPSLELLAGDDYSFTDLEVIDSETILDGLEVGYHAKQYFLRNYRCFDLDTYEKHLVANKTVEKILDANLEVLFEPRFEYNDCVTKVDVLKRNGTGWDLIEVKATTKVHREHLYDVLYQYYILTNCNIEIKNIYLMHLNGFYFHQGDLEYDNLFTLASKYNLTTTGSKQENIMVGVKKDLAKRDFNQDVQRIKDIFQMPVDETLAWLKTSQCHNRGKYNYCIHVYGKLPKEHTIFNLYRLVKTKKARLYYEDNFLSLYTSNFFDLNLTTNQYRQIKVVQNLEGVVSLSERRYLQSIYKEYVYPIYMYDFETVKSAIPKYENSAPYEQIPFQYSVHILLDNKFNEEKHNIKHYSYLADGVKDHRLILVEKLIKDLTQYGIGTYVAYNKSFEKQVLKKMALLYPIYEEILMQISDRTVDLMDFFKNFAIYKAEFNGSFSIKKTLPAFNPEFSYDDLEVQKGTDASTLFRKRLYNELQKDNNHLFFLKLNNAWKTISLQRWQDNYVKNLLLYCERDTYGMVVLFAKISELLQEQGWIEW, encoded by the coding sequence ATGCTTCATAAAATATATAAAGAAGATTATAAAAATTATCGTGAATGTGCTAAATTGTCTTTTCTTTTACGAAAAGAAAATCATCAAAAGACAATTCAATGGAACGATAGGGAGTTAACTTATTTTTTTAGTTTGCCTGAATTTGGTGATGAAAGTCAAAAAGATGACTTGACGAATATTTCTGCTCCTAGTTTAGAATTATTAGCGGGCGATGATTATAGTTTTACTGATTTAGAGGTAATTGATAGTGAAACTATTCTTGATGGTTTAGAAGTAGGTTATCATGCTAAGCAATATTTTTTACGAAATTATCGTTGTTTTGATTTAGATACTTATGAAAAACATCTTGTGGCAAATAAAACGGTAGAAAAAATTCTTGATGCTAATCTTGAAGTATTGTTTGAACCACGATTTGAATATAATGACTGCGTTACCAAAGTTGATGTTTTAAAACGAAATGGTACTGGTTGAGATTTAATTGAAGTTAAGGCAACAACTAAGGTTCATCGCGAACATTTATATGATGTTCTTTATCAATATTATATTTTGACTAATTGTAATATTGAGATTAAAAATATTTATTTAATGCATTTAAATGGTTTTTATTTTCATCAAGGTGATTTAGAATATGATAATTTGTTTACTTTAGCAAGTAAATATAATTTAACAACTACTGGTTCAAAGCAAGAAAATATTATGGTTGGTGTAAAAAAAGATTTAGCGAAGCGAGATTTTAATCAAGATGTTCAGCGAATTAAAGATATTTTTCAAATGCCAGTAGATGAAACATTAGCGTGGTTAAAGACTAGTCAATGTCATAACCGGGGTAAATATAATTATTGTATTCATGTTTATGGTAAATTACCAAAAGAGCATACAATATTTAATCTTTATCGATTAGTAAAAACTAAAAAAGCAAGATTATATTATGAAGATAATTTTTTGTCACTTTATACATCTAATTTTTTTGATCTTAATTTAACAACTAATCAATATCGACAAATTAAAGTTGTCCAAAATTTAGAAGGTGTTGTTTCATTGTCAGAGCGAAGATATTTACAAAGTATATATAAGGAATATGTGTATCCGATTTATATGTATGATTTTGAAACTGTTAAAAGTGCCATTCCGAAATATGAAAATAGTGCACCATATGAGCAAATTCCATTTCAATATTCGGTTCATATTTTATTGGATAATAAGTTTAATGAAGAGAAACATAATATTAAACATTATAGTTATTTAGCTGATGGAGTGAAAGATCATCGCTTAATTTTAGTAGAAAAATTAATTAAGGATTTAACACAATATGGCATAGGCACTTATGTTGCATATAATAAGAGTTTTGAAAAGCAAGTTTTAAAAAAAATGGCATTATTATATCCAATTTATGAAGAAATATTAATGCAAATTTCTGATCGGACTGTTGATTTAATGGATTTCTTTAAAAATTTTGCAATTTATAAAGCAGAATTTAATGGTAGTTTTTCAATTAAGAAAACATTACCGGCTTTTAACCCGGAATTTTCTTATGATGATTTAGAAGTGCAAAAGGGAACCGATGCTTCAACTTTATTTCGTAAACGGTTATATAATGAATTACAAAAAGATAATAATCATTTGTTTTTCTTGAAATTAAATAATGCTTGAAAAACTATTAGTTTGCAACGATGACAAGACAATTATGTTAAAAATCTGTTACTATATTGTGAACGCGATACTTATGGGATGGTAGTTTTGTTTGCTAAAATTTCTGAATTGTTGCAAGAGCAGGGGTGAATTGAATGGTAA
- a CDS encoding IS5 family transposase (programmed frameshift), translating to MKFDKFNFINDKELLRLTGIKQSTFNKMLNILKEAELKKFKRGGKNNKLSLENRLLMTLSYWREYRTYFHLGKSFDISEASCYRNIKWIEDILIKHPDFQQLAGKKALINDYFNDKTIIIDATETPIQRPKKGQKQSYSGKKKKHTIKTQVIIEKESKIIIATNFSLGKKHDFCLFKESKIPILKNTKLIVDNGYQGIQKIHSNVLIPKKKTKKNPLNKEQKHNNKLISKMRIIIENIFAILKKFKIITEKYRNRRKRFSLRFNLIASIYNLQL from the exons ATGAAATTTGATAAATTTAATTTTATTAATGATAAAGAATTATTACGATTAACTGGAATAAAGCAAAGTACTTTTAATAAAATGTTAAATATTTTAAAAGAAGCTGAGTTAAAAAAGTTTAAAAGAGGTGGTAAAAATAATAAATTATCATTAGAAAATAGATTATTGATGACTTTATCATATTGACGAGAATATCGTACTTATTTTCATCTTGGTAAAAGTTTTGATATTAGTGAAGCTAGTTGTTATCGAAATATCAAGTGAATTGAAGATATTTTAATCAAACATCCTGATTTTCAACAACTTGCTGGTAAAAAAGCATTAATAAATGATTATTTTAATGATAAAACAATTATTATTGATGCTACAGAAACACCCATTCAACGCCCAAAAAAAG GACAAAAACAATCTTATTCAGGAAAAAAGAAAAAACACACTATTAAAACACAAGTAATTATTGAAAAAGAAAGCAAAATAATTATTGCAACAAATTTTTCTCTCGGTAAAAAGCATGATTTTTGTTTATTTAAAGAATCAAAAATCCCAATTTTAAAAAATACTAAATTAATAGTTGATAATGGTTATCAAGGAATACAAAAAATTCATAGTAATGTTCTAATACCTAAGAAAAAAACAAAGAAAAACCCTTTAAATAAAGAACAAAAACATAATAATAAATTAATTTCAAAAATGAGAATTATTATTGAAAATATTTTTGCTATTCTTAAAAAATTTAAAATTATTACTGAAAAATATCGTAATCGTAGAAAACGATTTAGTTTAAGATTTAATTTAATTGCTTCAATTTATAATTTGCAATTATAG
- the holA gene encoding DNA polymerase III subunit delta has protein sequence MFLIYGNDKFLINKQIKKVINVINKDQQMNILKYSMINTNIDEILQIISMPPLFNNKQIVIIEDCWFLTSSREHQLSNLQFKNLLKYCENPGPFTEIFFVVNSSNIDQRKKIIKVIEKTGKVLVVKELNDSQLKMFVQNYFVKHNTKITNEGLNLLLERLPNSLQIIVNELNKLINYSNSLILEDVDVLVSRYLDSNIFDLANAFIVRDISQIWQRYYDFKNSNQDVLAIIGLLANQLRTIRDIKIYQQRNYDFNTICQKMTINPFRLKILWKYLLKIDDQQIHYLLGSLSNLDYNIKRSHVNKKIGFEIFLLQL, from the coding sequence ATGTTTCTAATTTATGGTAATGATAAATTTCTTATTAATAAACAAATTAAAAAAGTAATTAATGTTATTAATAAGGATCAACAAATGAATATTTTAAAGTATAGTATGATAAATACTAATATTGATGAAATATTACAAATTATTTCAATGCCACCATTATTTAATAATAAACAAATTGTTATTATTGAAGATTGTTGGTTTTTAACTTCTTCTCGTGAGCATCAATTAAGTAATTTACAATTTAAAAATTTGCTTAAATATTGTGAAAATCCAGGACCATTTACTGAGATATTTTTTGTTGTTAACAGTTCTAATATTGATCAACGAAAAAAGATTATTAAAGTTATTGAAAAAACAGGTAAGGTTTTAGTTGTTAAAGAATTAAATGATAGTCAGTTAAAAATGTTTGTTCAAAATTATTTTGTTAAGCATAATACTAAAATTACTAATGAGGGTTTAAATTTATTATTAGAAAGATTACCTAATAGTTTGCAAATCATTGTTAATGAATTAAATAAACTTATTAATTATAGTAATTCATTAATATTGGAAGATGTTGATGTTTTGGTTAGTCGTTATTTAGATAGTAATATTTTTGATTTAGCTAATGCTTTTATTGTTCGTGATATTTCACAAATATGGCAGCGATACTATGATTTTAAAAATAGTAATCAAGATGTTTTGGCAATTATTGGTTTGTTGGCTAATCAACTAAGAACGATTCGTGATATTAAAATTTATCAACAAAGGAATTATGACTTTAATACTATTTGTCAAAAAATGACTATTAATCCTTTTCGGTTAAAAATTCTTTGAAAATATCTTTTAAAAATTGATGATCAACAAATTCATTATTTATTAGGTAGTTTAAGTAATTTAGATTATAATATAAAAAGAAGTCATGTGAATAAAAAAATTGGCTTTGAGATTTTTTTATTGCAATTGTAA